From a single Athene noctua chromosome 2, bAthNoc1.hap1.1, whole genome shotgun sequence genomic region:
- the LOC141956967 gene encoding heterochromatin-associated protein MENT-like: MELASTSVGKFTADLFNKLNETNKGKNIFFSPWSISSALALMYLGAKGNTATEMAEVLHFTQPARAEGSSVARPSRGRPKRRKMDTEHEQADDIHSGFKELLTAVNKPRSTYSLKSANRIYVEKNFPLQPIYIQLSKNYYKAEPHKANFQTAPEQSRKEINAWVEKQTEGKIKNLLGSQDVTSATKLVLVNAIYFKAEWKMKFHAENTNLQPFRLSKNKTKPVKMMHMRHTFPVLIMETMKMIELPYVKHELSMFILLPNDIKDSTTGLEQLERELTHEKLSEWTDSRNMTETLVDLSLPKFTVKERYDLSSILNSLGMRRAFNSSADFSGMAENGDLLISKVLHQSFVAVDEKGTEAAAATVITSVTSGPHDHALKFKVDHPFHFFIRHNKSKTILFFGRFCSPSE; the protein is encoded by the exons ATGGAACTGGCCTCAACATCAGTTGGCAAGTTTACAGCTGATCTTTTCAACAAGCTGAATGAGACCAACAAGggcaaaaacattttcttttccccttggaGCATATCATCTGCTCTGGCTCTGATGTACCTGGGTGCAAAAGGCAATACAGCAACAGAGATGGCAGAG GTTCTTCATTTCACGCAACCAGCAAGAGCTGAAGGTTCTTCTGTGGCCAGACCTTCTCGGGGAAgaccaaagagaagaaaaatg GATACTGAGCATGAGCAAGCTGATGATATTCATTCTGGCTTCAAAGAGCTCCTGACTGCCGTCAACAAACCCAGAAGCACCTACTCTCTGAAAAGTGCCAACCgcatttatgtggaaaaaaactTCCCATTACAGCCT atatACATACAGCTCAGCAAGAACTACTACAAAGCAGAGCCACACAAGGCTAACTTTCAGACAGCACCGGAACAATCCAGAAAGGAAATCAATGCTTGGGTTGAAAAACAAACTGAGG GCAAAATCAAGAATTTGTTGGGTTCACAAGATGTGACAAGTGCCACCAAGCTGGTCCTGGTAAATGCCATTTACTTCAAGgcagaatggaaaatgaaatttcatGCAGAAAATACAAATCTGCAACCGTTCCGACTGAGCAAG AACAAGACCAAGCCTGTGAAGATGATGCACATGAGACATACATTTCCAGTTCTCATCATGGAAACAATGAAAATGATTGAGTTGCCATATGTGAAACATGAACTCAGTATGTTCATCCTCCTTCCCAATGACATCAAAGACAGCACTACGGGTCTCGAACAG CTGGAAAGAGAACTCACGCATGAGAAGCTGTCTGAATGGACTGATTCCAGAAATATGACTGAAACTCTTGTGGATCTGTCCCTACCTAAATTCACAGTGAAGGAGAGATATGACCTCAGTAGTATTCTGAACAGCCTAGGAATGCGCAGGGCCTTCAACAGCAgtgctgatttcagtggaatgGCTGAGAATGGTGATCTGTTAATCTCCAAAGTTTTGCACCAGTCTTTTGTTGCAGTTGATGAGAAAGGCACTGAGGCAGCTGCTGCTACTGTAATTACATCAGTAACAAGTGGACCTCATGACCATGCTCTGAAATTTAAGGTTGACCATCCTTTCCACTTCTTCATCAGACACAACAAATCCAAAACCATCCTCTTTTTTGGCAGATTCTGCTCTCCCTCAGAATGA